In Archocentrus centrarchus isolate MPI-CPG fArcCen1 chromosome 1, fArcCen1, whole genome shotgun sequence, the following proteins share a genomic window:
- the LOC115788962 gene encoding protein disulfide-isomerase yields the protein MRRVLLLGLTAFCLCVFVAADTKSDRQEERPFPEKDGVLQLKKGNFKRALRKYDQLLVHFYTPLSGEGHRVSAAFEGAAAELKGSKVKLAAVDVSKEKDLAKELNVTGHPVIRLYLSGDKHNPAPCPVPQSSASILTWLKRREGSAADLVTDLSQSEASEELTVFGVFKELNHEYVQVFYAAAVELPDVRFAVLQDDEVIGKYGLTHDAVLLLKESKLIQAYKMMPETSKEELIVFITVYQMDPVTEYTGQTASQILSSPVLNHALLFVNKSSEDFDEIFSAFTSAAETFRMKILFVLVNVAEHRNGRLMEYFRVRDFEAPLIRLVNLTNHVTYHLPSDTLNTEHIEKFCQDYLEGKAKPKMQSEPITEGWDQKPVKELVAMNLEKVAFNPDRTVFVLFYLPYSKESRALFPLWEELAEAFEEREDVVIARIDASANDINMSMQGAYPSLCLFPALYAERVVVYTGPRKLKPLIKFVEKEMEKAKKYRVKEDEDRRKYIEDMKAEEATKANESKDEL from the exons ATGAGGAGGGTTTTGCTGCTGGGCTTGACGgccttctgtctctgtgtgttcgTTGCTGCCGACACGAAGTCCgacagacaggaagagagaCCGTTCCCCGAGAAAGATGGAGTGTTACAACTGAAGAAAGGGAATTTCAAAAGGGCACTGAGAAAATATGACCAACTCCTAGTGCACTTCT ATACCCCTCTGTCTGGAGAAGGCCACCGTGTGTCGGCAGCATTTGAAGGCGCTGCGGCGGAGCTcaaggggtcaaaggtcaaactgGCAGCGGTTGATGTATCAAAAGAGAAGGACCTGGCTAAAGAACTGAATGTGACAGGCCACCCGGTAATCAGACTTTACCTCTCTGGAGATAAACACAACCCTGCACCCTGCCCCG TTCCTCAGAGCTCAGCTTCCATCTTGACCTGGCTTAAAAGGAGGGAAGGGTCAGCTGCTGACCTCGTCACTGATCTCAGCCAATCGGAGGCCTCAGAAGAGCTGACGGTGTTTGGAGTCTTTAAG gAGCTGAACCACGAGTACGTCCAGGTGTTCTACGCCGCAGCGGTAGAGCTTCCTGACGTCAGGTTTGCTGTGCTGCAGGACGATGAAGTCATTGGCAAATACGGCCTCACACATGATGCTGTTCTGCTGCTCAAAGAG TCTAAGCTCATCCAGGCTTACAAAATGATGCCTGAGACATCTAAAGAGGAGCTGATCGTCTTTATCACCGTCTACCAGATGGATCCAGTCACTGAGTACACCGGGCAG ACAGCCTCTCAGATCTTATCATCGCCTGTATTAAACCACGCTCTTCTCTTTGTCAACAAAAGTTCAGAAGACTTTGATGAGATTTTTTCTGCCTTCACCAGCGCTGCAGAGACATTCAGGATGAAG attttgtttgtgttggtgAACGTGGCTGAGCATCGTAACGGCAGACTTATGGAGTACTTCCGGGTTCGGGACTTTGAGGCTCCCCTAATCCGACTGGTGAACCTGACAAATCACGTGACCTACCATCTGCCCTCTGACACCCTGAACACAGAGCATATAGAAAAGTTCTGCCAGGACTACCTAGAGGGCAAAGCTAAG CCTAAGATGCAGAGTGAGCCGATAACTGAAGGATGGGACCAAAAGCCAGTGAAGGAGCTGGTGGCCATGAATCTGGAGAAAGTTGCCTTTAACCCAGACAggactgtttttgttctgtttt ATCTGCCCTACAGTAAAGAGTCCCGCGCTCTGTTCCCACTGtgggaggagctggctgaggcCTTTGAGGAGCGAGAGGATGTGGTCATCGCTCGCATCGATGCCTCAGCCAATGACATCAACATGTCGATGCAGGGGGCGTACCCATCACTCTGCTTGTTTCCTGCTCTGTATGCCGAGAGG GTGGTGGTTTACACTGGACCAAGGAagctgaaaccactgattaagtTTGTagagaaagagatggagaaagcCAAAAAATACAGAGTTAAG GAGGATGAAGACAGGAGGAAGTACATCGAGGACATGAAAGCTGAGGAGGCAACAAAAGCCAACGAATCCAAAGATGAGCTTTAA
- the LOC115788471 gene encoding lipopolysaccharide-induced tumor necrosis factor-alpha factor homolog — translation MEPPSYEEASRQPSAQPTAASDLFPPPPTYDASLSCPPTPPPAYREAVRPDPFPVLALLSVPTAVTSHPQRSTGVTVHPVTQITVQPQASPARAPAPASTAVSSGSRQGTGVTVHPVTQIGATPRVSSRQTQPTAVVCQPQPVPIAVQYLKDAPGLVRCPHCSHLVTSKVTYVPGTAAWCWCVILALSGLICGFCLIPLMVRGMQDAHHSCPQCGNNLHIHKR, via the exons ATGGAACCCCCGTCATATGAGGAGGCCAGTCGCCAACCTTCTGCTCAGCCCACCGCAGCATCTGACCTTTTCCCTCCTCCGCCCACCTATGACGCCTCTCTCTCGTGTCCACCAACACCTCCTCCTGCCTACAGAGAAGCAG TTCGGCCAGATCCTTTTCCTGTCCTCGCCTTACTTTCTGTGCCAACTGCTGTGACCTCACATCCCCAACGAAGCACTGGAGTCACAGTCCATCCCGTTACCCAAA TTACAGTTCAGCCACAGGCTTCTCCTGCCCGGGCTCCAGCTCCTGCATCAACTGCTGTGTCCTCAGGTTCCCGACAAGGCACTGGAGTCACAGTCCATCCAGTTACTCAAA TTGGTGCAACACCACGGGTCAGCAGCAGACAAACTCAGCCAACAGCAGTAGTGTGCCAGCCGCAGCCTGTCCCCATTGCAGTGCAATATCTGAAAGACGCCCCTGGTTTGGTACGCTGCCCACACTGCAGCCATCTTGTCACCAGTAAAGTCACATATGTGCCTGGGACCGCTGCTTGGTGCTGGTGTGTCATTCTCGCATTGTCAGG GCTCATCTGTGGTTTCTGTCTCATTCCACTGATGGTGCGTGGAATGCAAGATGCACATCACTCCTGCCCACAGTGTGGAAACAACCTGCACATTCACAAAAGATGA